A region of Schistosoma mansoni strain Puerto Rico chromosome 1, complete genome DNA encodes the following proteins:
- a CDS encoding putative atpase, class VI, type 11c: MKFSCCTYTVSPASVNQGQHKRPRMLWAGYFCVPDLSSVPNNLSTLGKSETIMSSNIFITAGPDATPDLDSIIPNAEEIFRKIISILGLPNNSQNLASTTSGTNNDDSTSQTSRSTMYTTIDAVWDGQFPPKAPQPEDIIVVDESVNPPPVVTIEVPQEDQNCRTYSYFFPTVEIEPNIN; the protein is encoded by the exons atgaaattcagTTGTTGTACAT ATACAGTATCTCCTGCATCGGTCAATCAGGGTCAGCATAAACGACCTAGAATGCTATGGGCTGGTTATTTTTGTGTACCAGACTTATCATCTGTTCCAAATAACCTCTCTACACTTGGAAAATCTGAAACAATAATGAGTTCCAATATTTTTATCACCGCTGGGCCAGATGCTACTCCAGACTTGGATTCAATTATACctaat GCAGAAGAGATATTCCGTAAAATAATTTCTATTCTAGGTTTGCCAAACAATTCACAAAATTTAGCATCAACAACGAGTGGAACAAACAATGATGATAGTACATCTCAGACTAGTAGATCAACTATGTATACTACAATTGATGCGGTTTGGGATGGTCAATTTCCACCTAAAGCACCTCAACCAGAAGATATTATTGTGGTAGATGAATCGGTGAATCCACCACCAGTAGTGACAATAGAAGTTCCCCAAGAAGATCAGAATTGTAG AACTTACTCCTACTTTTTCCCGACTGTTGAAATCGAACCAAACATCAATTAA